The Planctomycetota bacterium genome includes a window with the following:
- a CDS encoding glutaredoxin family protein has protein sequence MSIVLYSRRGCHLCREAADLLDALAVPFTTVDIDGHGDLVAAFCTRVPVIEVDGRIVAEGRIDPGLVARSLAPSSR, from the coding sequence ATGAGCATTGTGCTGTATTCACGACGTGGCTGCCACTTGTGCCGGGAGGCGGCCGACCTGCTGGACGCGCTCGCCGTCCCCTTCACGACCGTCGACATCGACGGCCACGGCGACTTGGTGGCCGCCTTCTGCACGCGGGTGCCGGTGATCGAGGTCGACGGCCGGATCGTCGCCGAAGGCCGGATCGATCCCGGCCTGGTGGCACGGTCGTTGGCACCGTCGTCGCGGTGA
- a CDS encoding HAD-IA family hydrolase — protein MPHLRRPQFVFLDLGNVIALFDRDRAHRQMAAVAGTTVATVEEAVADGLQERLESGALDWPGYVAEFARRTGTDPDPAALAHAASDMFSLNAAMVPVIAALQRAQCPIGILSNTCAPHWHHLLGCRWAVLPGPFACLVLSHEVGGMKPRPGIYATAAIQAGVEPEGIFFTDDMPANVAAARAAGWDAEPFESAHRLADDLMRRGVALSL, from the coding sequence ATGCCCCATCTCCGCCGTCCGCAGTTCGTGTTCCTCGACCTCGGCAACGTGATCGCCCTGTTCGACAGGGATCGCGCCCACCGGCAGATGGCCGCGGTCGCGGGAACGACGGTGGCCACCGTCGAAGAAGCGGTCGCCGACGGCCTCCAGGAGCGGCTGGAGAGCGGCGCGCTCGACTGGCCGGGCTACGTCGCCGAGTTCGCGCGGCGGACGGGCACGGACCCCGACCCCGCGGCGCTGGCCCACGCCGCCAGCGACATGTTCTCGCTCAATGCGGCGATGGTGCCGGTGATCGCCGCCCTCCAGCGCGCCCAGTGCCCGATCGGCATCCTCTCCAACACCTGCGCGCCCCACTGGCACCACCTGCTCGGCTGCCGCTGGGCCGTGTTGCCAGGACCGTTCGCCTGTCTCGTCCTCAGCCACGAGGTGGGGGGCATGAAGCCGCGGCCGGGGATTTACGCGACCGCCGCCATCCAGGCCGGCGTCGAGCCGGAGGGGATCTTCTTCACCGACGACATGCCGGCCAACGTCGCCGCCGCGAGGGCGGCCGGCTGGGACGCCGAACCGTTCGAGTCGGCACACCGGCTCGCCGACGACCTGATGCGCCGCGGCGTCGCCCTGTCGCTCTGA